In one window of Hymenobacter nivis DNA:
- a CDS encoding MGH1-like glycoside hydrolase domain-containing protein: MTAEHERLRDVGPWRTFGPYLAERQWGTVREDYSAAGEPWNFTTHDMARSYTYRWGEDGLGGISDDQQLLCFAPAFWNGQDPILKERLFGLSGPEGNHGEDVKELYYYLDNTPTHSYMRMLYKYPQHAFPYDWLVQQNAKRTRDDPEFELADTAVFREDKYFDIFIEYAKAGPQDVLITITAHNRGPQAAPLHVLPTLWFRNTWAWGDDDYYPDLRATDDGCIAVEHRDLPGLALHADGAPALLFCDNETNAPRLYRAAPRPGAKFFKDGLNECVVGGHAAAVNADRGGTKAAAHYVLTIEAGESQTLRLRLGPNDLATPFADFDALVAQRRQEADAFYGALQCDLAGADARAVQRQALAGMLWNKQFYDYDVRRWLAGDPTLPAPPASRLEGRNADWLHVRNHDIISMPDNWEYPWYAAWDLAFHAVPLALVDPEFAKSQLRLLCHDRYMHANGQLPAYEWQFGDVNPPVHAWATFRVFKMDQKQCGGPGDVAFLETVFHRLLLNFTWWVNRKDTAGRNIFEGGFLGLDNIGVFDRSAPMPPGVYIEQADGTAWMALYALNLMRMALELAQTNPVYEDLAGKYFEHFLAIAQAMTGFGPHDIDMWDEEDEFYYDVLKSPQGRTPLKVRSMVGLVPLFAVEVLDDELLCNAPQFLARMNWILANRPDLAGLVSRWQEPGKGDRHLLSLLRGHRLKALLRRMLDEAEFLSAHGVRALSKYHLDHPYVFRTDGKSFTVDYEPSESTTSLYGGNSNWRGPVWFPVNYMLIEGLQRFHHYYGDDFKVEFPTGSGQYSTLLAIAEQLTARLTGLFLRGENGQRPCFGADAQQQTDPHFKDYLLFHEYFHGDTGQGLGASHQTGWTGLVAKLLQPRGK, encoded by the coding sequence ATGACTGCTGAACACGAACGCCTGCGCGACGTGGGGCCCTGGCGCACCTTCGGGCCCTACCTGGCCGAGCGGCAGTGGGGCACAGTGCGCGAGGACTACTCCGCCGCCGGCGAGCCCTGGAACTTCACCACCCACGACATGGCTCGCTCCTATACCTACCGCTGGGGCGAGGATGGCCTGGGCGGCATCTCCGACGACCAGCAGCTGCTGTGCTTCGCGCCCGCATTCTGGAACGGGCAGGACCCCATCCTCAAGGAGCGGCTGTTTGGGCTGAGTGGGCCCGAGGGCAACCACGGCGAGGACGTGAAGGAGCTGTACTACTACCTCGACAACACGCCCACCCACAGCTACATGCGAATGCTGTACAAGTACCCGCAGCACGCGTTTCCGTACGACTGGCTGGTGCAGCAAAACGCCAAGCGCACCCGCGACGACCCCGAGTTTGAGCTGGCCGATACGGCCGTGTTCCGGGAGGACAAATACTTCGACATCTTCATCGAATACGCCAAGGCGGGTCCCCAGGACGTGCTGATTACCATTACAGCGCATAACCGAGGGCCCCAGGCGGCGCCGCTGCACGTGCTGCCCACGCTCTGGTTCCGCAACACCTGGGCCTGGGGCGACGATGACTACTACCCCGACCTGCGCGCCACCGACGACGGCTGCATCGCGGTGGAGCACCGCGACCTGCCCGGCCTGGCCCTGCACGCCGACGGGGCCCCCGCGCTGCTGTTTTGCGACAACGAAACCAACGCGCCCCGCCTCTACCGGGCCGCACCCCGGCCGGGTGCCAAGTTCTTCAAAGACGGCCTGAACGAGTGCGTGGTGGGCGGCCACGCCGCCGCCGTGAACGCCGACCGCGGCGGCACCAAGGCCGCCGCGCACTACGTCCTCACCATTGAAGCGGGCGAGAGCCAGACCCTGCGCCTGCGCCTGGGCCCTAACGATTTAGCCACGCCGTTTGCCGACTTTGACGCGCTGGTGGCCCAGCGCCGGCAGGAAGCCGACGCCTTTTACGGGGCCCTGCAATGCGACCTGGCCGGCGCCGACGCCCGCGCCGTGCAGCGCCAGGCTCTGGCCGGGATGCTGTGGAACAAGCAGTTCTACGACTACGACGTGCGCCGCTGGCTGGCCGGCGACCCTACCCTGCCCGCCCCGCCCGCCAGCCGCCTGGAGGGGCGCAACGCCGACTGGCTGCACGTGCGCAACCACGACATCATCTCGATGCCCGACAACTGGGAGTACCCCTGGTACGCGGCCTGGGACCTGGCTTTCCACGCCGTGCCGCTGGCGCTGGTGGACCCCGAGTTTGCCAAAAGCCAACTCCGGCTGCTGTGCCACGACCGCTACATGCACGCCAACGGCCAGCTACCGGCCTACGAGTGGCAGTTTGGTGATGTGAACCCGCCGGTGCACGCCTGGGCCACGTTCCGGGTGTTTAAAATGGACCAGAAGCAGTGCGGGGGCCCCGGCGACGTGGCGTTTCTGGAAACCGTTTTCCACCGCCTGCTGCTGAATTTCACGTGGTGGGTGAACCGCAAAGACACGGCCGGGCGCAACATTTTTGAGGGCGGCTTTCTGGGGCTCGACAACATCGGCGTGTTCGACCGCTCGGCCCCGATGCCCCCCGGCGTGTACATCGAGCAGGCCGACGGCACGGCCTGGATGGCCCTCTACGCGCTGAACCTGATGCGCATGGCGCTGGAGCTGGCCCAAACCAACCCCGTATACGAGGACCTGGCCGGCAAATACTTCGAGCATTTCCTGGCCATTGCCCAGGCCATGACCGGCTTTGGGCCCCACGACATCGACATGTGGGACGAGGAGGACGAGTTTTACTACGACGTGCTGAAATCGCCCCAGGGCCGCACCCCGCTCAAGGTGCGCTCGATGGTGGGCCTGGTGCCGCTGTTTGCGGTGGAAGTGCTCGACGACGAGCTGCTGTGCAACGCCCCGCAATTCCTGGCCCGCATGAATTGGATTTTGGCCAACCGGCCCGACCTGGCGGGCCTCGTGAGCCGCTGGCAGGAGCCGGGTAAGGGCGACCGCCACTTGCTCTCGCTGCTGCGCGGCCACCGCCTCAAGGCCCTGCTGCGCCGCATGCTCGACGAGGCCGAGTTCCTGTCTGCCCACGGCGTGCGCGCCCTGTCCAAGTACCACTTGGACCATCCCTACGTGTTCCGCACCGACGGTAAGTCGTTCACGGTGGACTACGAGCCCAGCGAATCCACCACCAGCCTCTACGGCGGCAACTCCAACTGGCGGGGCCCCGTGTGGTTTCCGGTCAACTACATGCTCATTGAGGGGTTGCAGCGCTTCCACCACTACTACGGCGACGATTTCAAGGTGGAATTTCCCACCGGCAGCGGCCAGTACAGCACGCTGCTGGCCATTGCTGAGCAGCTCACCGCGCGGCTCACCGGCCTGTTTTTGCGCGGCGAAAACGGCCAGCGCCCCTGCTTCGGCGCCGATGCGCAGCAGCAAACCGACCCCCACTTCAAGGACTACCTGCTCTTCCACGAATACTTCCACGGCGACACCGGCCAGGGCCTCGGCGCCAGCCACCAAACCGGCTGGACGGGCCTCGTGGCCAAGCTATTGCAGCCCCGGGGCAAGTAG
- a CDS encoding cyclase family protein — protein sequence MNYLDITTPISGEMVHWPDNAPVHLRLTRSFAYGDPANVSEISMSVHTATHVDAPRHFIKDGPDVTTLDLNTLLGPCRVVRIHDPRLITLAEVEPIDPQPGQRILFRTRNSDADWTHQPFNPDFVKLDFPAAQFLQQRGVVCVGVDYLSVGGAYTHHALLDYNITVIEALALGDVEPGDYELLCLPLAIVGADGAPCRALLRPL from the coding sequence ATGAACTACCTCGACATCACCACGCCCATTTCCGGCGAAATGGTGCACTGGCCCGACAACGCTCCGGTGCACCTACGCCTCACCCGCTCGTTTGCCTACGGCGACCCGGCCAACGTGAGCGAAATCAGCATGAGCGTGCACACGGCCACCCACGTCGATGCGCCGCGCCACTTCATCAAGGACGGGCCCGACGTGACGACGCTCGACCTGAATACGCTGCTGGGGCCCTGCCGCGTGGTGCGCATCCACGACCCCCGGCTCATCACGCTGGCCGAAGTAGAGCCCATCGACCCGCAGCCCGGCCAGCGCATCCTCTTCCGCACCCGCAACTCGGACGCCGACTGGACGCACCAGCCCTTCAACCCCGACTTCGTGAAGCTGGACTTCCCCGCCGCGCAGTTCCTCCAGCAGCGCGGCGTCGTCTGCGTCGGCGTAGACTACCTCTCAGTAGGCGGCGCCTACACCCACCACGCCCTGCTCGACTACAACATCACCGTCATCGAAGCCCTGGCATTGGGCGACGTGGAGCCCGGCGATTACGAGCTGCTTTGCCTGCCCCTGGCCATCGTGGGCGCCGACGGGGCCCCCTGCCGCGCCCTGCTACGCCCACTGTAG